The following proteins are encoded in a genomic region of Mycoplasmopsis columbinasalis:
- a CDS encoding inorganic diphosphatase, whose product MSKKNIIEIKIEIPKGSKIKYEYDRADGLIHVDRILRGDFVYPANYGFIPNALDWDGDELDVLLYSQETFIPGVVLNARIIGAMKMIDSGETDTKLIAVHADDYRCDHIQELKDLPEPFLFNLETFFNNYKNWKKPNLTKVQGFENVEWALQELAECEELMEKYGKMPKKEFVVKMQKEHPDKYE is encoded by the coding sequence ATGTCAAAGAAAAATATTATTGAAATTAAAATTGAAATTCCTAAAGGCTCAAAAATTAAATACGAATACGATAGAGCAGACGGTTTAATTCACGTTGATAGAATTCTTAGAGGAGATTTTGTTTATCCTGCTAATTATGGTTTCATTCCAAATGCGTTAGATTGAGATGGGGATGAATTAGATGTTTTGCTTTATTCACAAGAAACATTTATTCCTGGAGTTGTTTTAAACGCAAGAATTATCGGTGCGATGAAAATGATTGATTCGGGTGAAACAGATACAAAATTAATTGCTGTACATGCTGACGATTATCGTTGCGACCACATTCAAGAACTTAAAGACTTACCAGAGCCATTTTTATTTAATTTAGAAACATTCTTCAATAATTACAAAAACTGAAAGAAACCAAACTTAACTAAAGTTCAGGGTTTTGAAAACGTTGAGTGAGCATTACAAGAGTTAGCTGAATGTGAAGAATTGATGGAAAAATACGGCAAAATGCCTAAAAAAGAATTTGTTGTCAAGATGCAAAAAGAACATCCTGACAAATACGAATAG